The Pirellulimonas nuda genome includes a region encoding these proteins:
- the dapA gene encoding 4-hydroxy-tetrahydrodipicolinate synthase yields the protein MSTRGEAFAGLSVALITPLRDGRVDYETFKQQIEFQVEAGTRCLCPVGTTGESPTLSHDEHERVIAFVVETVAGRCKVMPGTGSNSTAEAVRLTLSAERAGADAALQVAPYYNKPTQQGFFEHYRRLAEESSLPQCIYNIPGRTGKNIEPETIIRLAEIPNIALVKEATGSLDQASQIIAATDLTVLCGDDSLTLPMMALGARGVVSVVGNIVPRDVIALCAAMDAGDLAAARSCHFKLFALCRDMLGLSTNPIPVKAAMQLLGRDTGELLLPMTPLEPEQLAMLKKSLTAYGLL from the coding sequence ATGTCGACACGTGGCGAAGCATTCGCTGGTTTGTCTGTAGCCCTGATCACCCCTCTGCGCGATGGTCGGGTCGACTACGAAACATTCAAGCAGCAGATCGAGTTCCAAGTCGAAGCCGGCACGCGGTGCCTGTGCCCGGTGGGAACCACCGGCGAGTCTCCCACCCTCAGCCACGACGAGCACGAGCGCGTCATCGCGTTCGTCGTAGAGACCGTCGCCGGCCGCTGTAAGGTCATGCCGGGAACCGGGTCCAACAGCACGGCCGAAGCCGTGCGGCTGACGCTCTCGGCCGAGCGGGCGGGCGCCGACGCGGCCCTGCAGGTGGCGCCCTACTACAACAAGCCGACCCAGCAAGGGTTTTTCGAGCACTACCGGCGGTTGGCCGAGGAGTCGTCGCTGCCGCAGTGCATCTACAACATCCCCGGGCGGACCGGCAAGAACATCGAACCGGAAACGATCATCCGGCTCGCTGAAATCCCGAACATCGCGTTGGTGAAGGAAGCGACCGGCTCGCTCGACCAGGCGTCGCAGATCATCGCCGCCACGGACCTCACCGTTCTCTGCGGAGACGACAGCCTCACGCTGCCGATGATGGCCCTGGGCGCCCGGGGCGTGGTGTCGGTGGTCGGCAACATTGTTCCGCGCGACGTGATTGCGCTCTGCGCCGCGATGGACGCGGGCGATCTGGCCGCGGCGCGTAGCTGCCACTTCAAGTTGTTCGCATTGTGCCGCGACATGCTTGGACTCTCGACGAACCCCATCCCCGTCAAAGCGGCGATGCAGCTCCTGGGCAGGGACACCGGCGAGCTGCTGCTGCCGATGACCCCGCTCGAACCCGAGCAGCTCGCCATGCTCAAGAAGTCGCTTACCGCGTACGGTCTCTTGTAG
- a CDS encoding rhodanese-like domain-containing protein has translation MTELPLEISCRDGAEQHRSGDCLLVDCREPDEHALVTIDGATLLPMSEIAERVEELAPWKALPLLVYCHHGMRSAQTAQWLRDRGFSLAQSLAGGIDRWAVEIEPGMARY, from the coding sequence ATGACCGAACTGCCGTTAGAAATCTCGTGCCGCGACGGCGCCGAGCAGCATCGCAGCGGGGATTGCCTGCTGGTCGATTGCCGAGAGCCGGACGAGCACGCGTTGGTGACGATCGATGGGGCCACGCTGCTGCCGATGAGCGAGATCGCAGAACGGGTGGAAGAATTGGCCCCCTGGAAAGCGCTACCCCTGCTCGTCTACTGCCACCACGGCATGCGGAGCGCGCAGACGGCGCAGTGGCTCCGCGACCGCGGGTTCTCGCTTGCCCAGAGCCTCGCGGGCGGGATCGATCGCTGGGCGGTGGAGATCGAACCCGGCATGGCCCGCTACTAG
- a CDS encoding DUF6498-containing protein produces the protein MIGLILANLVPLAGVVLLDWDAFAVVALYWFENVVIGVLNIVKMIACCPQEPSEQAAQETHPGRLAAIDSLTRQAGSATPVWAAHAIKLFIIPFFAVHYGLFTFVHGAFVFTLFGGMDAGAAGPFDAGRVRLLAEEGLLWAALALAASHVAVLLQDYFWNGGFRRTNPMALMFEPYPRVIVLHVAIIVGAMLAFAFGSPAWLLVVLIAGKTMLDIALFRRLREARATEGPDANGLDDPLLRHESPSRPAS, from the coding sequence ATGATCGGACTAATCCTCGCCAATCTGGTGCCGCTTGCCGGGGTCGTGCTGCTCGACTGGGACGCCTTCGCCGTTGTGGCGCTCTACTGGTTCGAGAACGTCGTGATCGGCGTGTTGAACATCGTGAAGATGATCGCGTGCTGCCCTCAAGAGCCCAGCGAGCAAGCCGCTCAAGAGACGCATCCGGGGCGACTCGCCGCCATCGATTCCTTGACCCGGCAGGCGGGCTCAGCGACGCCCGTCTGGGCGGCTCATGCGATCAAGCTCTTTATCATCCCGTTCTTTGCCGTGCACTACGGTCTGTTCACGTTTGTTCACGGCGCTTTCGTGTTCACACTCTTCGGCGGGATGGACGCAGGGGCGGCCGGTCCTTTCGACGCCGGACGAGTGCGTCTGCTAGCCGAGGAGGGCCTGCTATGGGCCGCGCTAGCGCTCGCGGCAAGCCACGTGGCGGTGCTCTTGCAAGACTATTTCTGGAACGGCGGCTTCCGTCGGACCAACCCCATGGCCCTGATGTTTGAGCCGTACCCGCGTGTGATCGTGCTGCATGTCGCGATCATCGTTGGCGCCATGCTTGCGTTTGCCTTTGGGAGCCCGGCTTGGCTTCTGGTGGTGCTGATCGCCGGAAAAACCATGCTGGACATCGCCCTGTTCCGGCGTCTGCGTGAGGCCCGCGCGACCGAAGGCCCCGATGCAAACGGTCTCGACGATCCGCTCTTGCGGCACGAATCGCCCAGCCGGCCCGCGTCCTAG
- the rnc gene encoding ribonuclease III has product MSQRDLNSNHQACEQRIGYVFTEPRLLEEALTHASGADNRLVSNERLEFLGDAILGWYVCERVFHEFPEALEGDLTKLKSVIVSRQTCARISRAMGFEEFLILGKGMTTSPQVPMSVLADVFESLVAAIYLDGGKDAVWTFLDRVMSDEIGKTVAGEVGSNYKSLLQQFAQREHGVTPSYVLLEEKGPDHSKSFHVAAQVGKHRFPPAWGKSKKESEQRAAQNAICSLRGDPVPHATLVGDAAVDETASDSEEPIAEDGPRPHEPTDAGSLE; this is encoded by the coding sequence GTGTCTCAGCGAGACCTCAACTCGAACCATCAAGCCTGCGAGCAGCGGATCGGGTACGTCTTCACGGAGCCGAGGCTGCTGGAAGAAGCGCTAACGCACGCCTCAGGCGCCGACAATCGGTTGGTTTCGAACGAGCGGCTTGAATTTCTGGGCGATGCGATTCTTGGTTGGTACGTCTGCGAGCGCGTCTTTCATGAGTTTCCCGAGGCGCTTGAGGGCGATCTTACAAAACTTAAGTCGGTAATCGTGAGCCGGCAAACCTGCGCCCGCATCAGCCGAGCGATGGGCTTTGAGGAGTTCTTGATCCTCGGCAAGGGGATGACGACCTCGCCTCAGGTCCCCATGTCCGTGCTTGCCGACGTGTTCGAGTCGCTGGTCGCCGCGATCTACCTAGACGGCGGCAAGGACGCCGTCTGGACGTTCTTGGATCGGGTGATGTCGGACGAGATCGGCAAGACCGTGGCGGGAGAGGTCGGCAGCAACTACAAGTCGCTGCTTCAGCAGTTCGCCCAGCGAGAACACGGGGTGACGCCCAGCTACGTGCTCCTGGAAGAGAAAGGGCCCGACCACTCCAAGTCCTTCCACGTCGCGGCTCAAGTCGGCAAGCACCGATTCCCGCCTGCATGGGGAAAGAGCAAGAAGGAATCAGAGCAACGAGCGGCGCAAAACGCCATCTGCTCGCTCCGAGGCGACCCGGTTCCGCACGCAACGCTCGTGGGGGACGCCGCGGTCGATGAGACCGCTTCGGACAGCGAGGAGCCGATCGCGGAAGACGGCCCTCGTCCCCACGAGCCGACGGACGCGGGATCGCTCGAGTAG
- the mgtE gene encoding magnesium transporter translates to MINTLYLPELREMLVDNDQEGLRDFCAVLHPARVAEFMEGLSAEETWGVINAADPDKRAEIFGYLADEKQVRIVETTGRAEATQLVVDLPADDRADLLSDVDEQVVEEILPLMPQEDRRELLRIWEYPEGSAGALMTTEVARLSESLTVREAMETICRKATSHETVYYNYIVDSEDHLRGLISARQLITHFLEPDKPITDLMQRDVVSVLATDDQELVAEKVAKYDFIAIPVVDHQHRLLGIITHDDIIDVMREEATEDAHLSVGVGPLDQGYLETHWYALAWKRGVWLTVLFFGALLTIFALHSYETSLNAAPWLVLFLPLVISSGGNTGNQSATLVITAMTNGELKVTDWLRVMRRELVMGLCLGGLLAMFGYLCALIVSHFSGLVDPIDGGIVLPTALEATVVPITLLCVALCGALCGGLLPLLFKGMGLDPALMSNPFVAGIVDIAGIVIYMTVALSMLQVAG, encoded by the coding sequence ATGATCAACACGCTCTACCTCCCTGAACTGCGTGAGATGCTGGTCGACAACGACCAAGAAGGGCTCCGCGACTTCTGTGCGGTGCTGCACCCGGCACGAGTGGCGGAGTTCATGGAGGGGCTCTCCGCCGAGGAAACTTGGGGCGTCATCAACGCCGCCGACCCCGACAAACGAGCCGAAATCTTCGGATACTTGGCTGACGAAAAGCAAGTCCGGATCGTCGAAACAACCGGCCGTGCAGAGGCCACCCAGCTGGTCGTCGATCTTCCCGCGGACGACCGCGCCGACTTGCTGAGCGACGTCGACGAACAGGTGGTCGAAGAAATCCTGCCGCTGATGCCACAAGAGGATCGGCGCGAGCTGCTGCGGATCTGGGAGTACCCCGAGGGGAGCGCGGGAGCGCTGATGACGACGGAAGTGGCGAGGCTGTCCGAGTCGCTCACCGTGCGGGAGGCGATGGAGACGATCTGCCGCAAGGCGACCAGCCATGAAACGGTTTACTACAACTACATCGTCGATTCGGAAGATCATCTGCGGGGCCTCATCTCGGCCCGCCAGCTCATCACGCACTTCCTCGAACCCGACAAGCCGATCACAGACCTGATGCAGCGCGACGTGGTGTCTGTGCTAGCCACCGACGACCAAGAACTCGTGGCTGAAAAGGTCGCCAAGTACGACTTCATCGCGATCCCGGTCGTCGATCACCAGCACCGGCTGCTCGGGATTATCACGCACGACGACATTATCGACGTGATGCGGGAAGAGGCGACCGAAGACGCCCACCTCAGCGTCGGCGTCGGGCCCCTCGATCAGGGCTACCTGGAGACCCACTGGTACGCGCTGGCGTGGAAGCGCGGCGTCTGGCTCACGGTGCTGTTCTTCGGCGCGTTGCTGACGATCTTCGCGCTCCACTCATACGAAACGTCGCTCAACGCGGCGCCCTGGCTGGTGCTGTTCTTGCCGCTTGTGATCTCCAGCGGCGGCAACACCGGGAATCAGTCCGCCACCCTGGTCATCACGGCGATGACCAACGGCGAGCTGAAGGTGACCGACTGGCTGCGTGTGATGCGACGCGAGTTGGTGATGGGGCTCTGCCTCGGGGGGCTGCTGGCGATGTTCGGCTACCTGTGCGCCTTGATCGTTTCGCACTTTTCGGGGCTGGTCGATCCGATCGACGGCGGCATCGTCCTGCCTACGGCGCTCGAGGCGACCGTTGTTCCGATAACGCTGCTTTGCGTCGCGCTGTGCGGCGCCTTGTGCGGCGGGCTGCTACCCTTGTTGTTCAAGGGCATGGGTCTCGACCCAGCGCTCATGAGCAACCCGTTCGTCGCCGGGATCGTCGACATTGCCGGAATCGTGATCTACATGACCGTCGCGCTGTCGATGCTGCAGGTCGCCGGATGA
- a CDS encoding pyridoxine 5'-phosphate synthase, whose translation MVHLGVNIDHVATLREARRGREPDPVHAAMLAELGGADSITVHLREDRRHIQDRDLDVLLHTVATTINLELATADDVVAIACRAKPAQATLVPERREEVTTEGGLDLTQNRVATQGAIERLRDAGVTVSLFIDPDPAQIDAAAELGVTAVELHTGAYAHAFSAGDAGNALLTLQAAADRVHASGMRLHAGHGLNYQNVGPVAALANMFELNIGHSIVCRALWTGFEPAVREMKRLIDAASSVR comes from the coding sequence GTGGTACACCTGGGCGTCAACATCGATCACGTGGCTACGCTGCGCGAAGCGCGGCGGGGCCGGGAACCCGACCCGGTGCACGCAGCGATGCTCGCGGAGCTGGGGGGCGCCGATAGCATCACTGTCCACCTACGGGAGGATCGCCGGCACATTCAGGATCGGGACCTGGACGTGCTGCTGCACACGGTCGCCACGACCATTAATCTCGAACTCGCGACCGCAGACGATGTGGTTGCGATCGCCTGTCGCGCCAAGCCCGCTCAGGCGACCCTCGTCCCCGAGCGTCGCGAGGAGGTAACCACCGAAGGGGGACTCGACCTCACCCAGAACCGCGTCGCCACTCAGGGGGCGATCGAGCGTCTGCGTGACGCGGGGGTGACCGTCAGTCTGTTTATTGATCCCGATCCGGCGCAGATCGACGCCGCCGCGGAGCTCGGCGTGACTGCGGTGGAACTGCACACCGGGGCCTACGCGCACGCGTTTTCCGCCGGCGACGCGGGGAACGCACTTCTCACGCTCCAAGCAGCGGCCGATCGCGTCCATGCATCCGGCATGCGGCTGCACGCTGGCCACGGGCTCAATTATCAGAACGTGGGCCCGGTCGCCGCGCTCGCGAACATGTTCGAGCTAAACATCGGGCACAGCATCGTGTGCCGGGCGCTGTGGACCGGGTTCGAGCCGGCGGTGCGCGAAATGAAGCGGCTCATCGACGCGGCGTCGTCGGTGCGATGA
- a CDS encoding ACP S-malonyltransferase, translating into MSQQLALRVPTSAIALRGYNIANIGRTAELRRVPAYCAVVDRWLKEYSRICAEVVERPVDLSLLVSGEQAEGLDRYAESVALVAAVEMAQLELLESVHDVPWRDAKLAFGYSLGEVVAVGATGMFDAEGVIRVPLAMATQCAALAGDVTMGVFFSREAAIEEAAVSRLCEEVTQQGAGAIGVSTILSPNSYLVLGQRETLKRFTALAREAFPRSNVRANDSRWPPLHTPIVRQNQVPDRASVMMQTLKTVHSHPTPPVLSLVTGKLSYGVGGEREILRDWVDHPQRLWDAVCHVLASGVRTIIHVGPEPNLVPATFQRLAENVRQQTRAGTLSSLGIRAVQGLAERDWLASLLPMRSMLLRAPLVQQIVLEDWLLENAPSS; encoded by the coding sequence ATGAGCCAGCAGCTTGCTCTTAGAGTTCCGACCTCCGCAATCGCACTGCGGGGCTACAACATCGCCAACATCGGTCGCACCGCGGAACTCCGCCGTGTGCCGGCTTACTGCGCCGTCGTTGATCGTTGGCTCAAGGAGTACAGCCGCATCTGTGCGGAAGTCGTAGAAAGGCCGGTCGATCTCTCTCTGCTGGTGTCAGGCGAGCAGGCGGAGGGGCTCGACCGCTACGCGGAGTCGGTGGCCCTGGTCGCGGCCGTCGAGATGGCCCAGTTGGAGCTGCTCGAGTCGGTGCACGACGTGCCGTGGCGTGACGCCAAGCTCGCCTTCGGGTACAGCCTAGGCGAAGTCGTCGCGGTAGGGGCCACGGGTATGTTTGACGCAGAGGGGGTCATCCGCGTTCCGCTGGCGATGGCCACGCAGTGCGCCGCCCTAGCGGGCGACGTGACCATGGGGGTTTTCTTTTCGCGCGAGGCGGCGATCGAAGAAGCCGCTGTTTCTCGTTTGTGCGAAGAGGTAACGCAACAAGGGGCGGGCGCCATCGGCGTGTCGACCATCCTCTCACCGAACAGCTATCTCGTGCTGGGGCAGCGAGAAACGCTGAAGCGGTTCACGGCGCTAGCGCGCGAGGCGTTCCCGCGTTCGAACGTACGCGCCAACGACTCGCGTTGGCCGCCGCTGCATACCCCGATCGTGCGACAGAATCAGGTCCCCGACCGCGCTTCGGTGATGATGCAGACGCTCAAGACCGTCCATTCGCACCCAACGCCGCCCGTGCTGTCGCTGGTCACCGGCAAGCTCAGCTACGGCGTCGGCGGGGAACGCGAGATCCTGCGGGACTGGGTCGATCACCCCCAACGGCTCTGGGACGCGGTCTGCCACGTGCTCGCGTCTGGCGTCCGGACGATCATCCACGTGGGCCCCGAGCCGAATCTGGTGCCGGCCACCTTCCAGCGTCTCGCAGAGAACGTTCGCCAGCAGACGCGCGCGGGAACCCTGTCGTCTTTGGGCATCCGCGCGGTGCAGGGGCTAGCAGAGCGTGATTGGCTGGCTTCGTTGCTTCCGATGCGATCGATGCTGCTTCGAGCGCCGTTGGTTCAGCAGATCGTGCTAGAGGATTGGTTGCTGGAAAACGCTCCGTCTTCTTGA
- a CDS encoding CBS domain-containing protein, producing MKVAGQIMNVQLDTIDASAPVRDAIDLLLNHNYSGLPVVDGAGKLLGVITEYALLAIAYDENVENQTVGEHMTKDLVTADVNESVRRIADLFIVHRVRRIPVTKDGKLVGQISRRDVLRALRANSPSLAAV from the coding sequence ATGAAGGTCGCCGGTCAGATCATGAACGTTCAGCTCGACACGATCGATGCGAGCGCCCCGGTACGGGACGCCATCGACCTCCTTCTGAACCACAACTACAGCGGGCTGCCGGTGGTCGACGGCGCAGGAAAACTTCTCGGCGTCATCACGGAGTACGCGCTCCTGGCGATCGCCTACGATGAGAATGTCGAGAATCAAACGGTCGGCGAACACATGACCAAAGACCTCGTGACCGCCGATGTCAACGAGTCGGTCCGGCGGATCGCGGACTTGTTTATCGTCCACCGCGTGCGGCGCATTCCGGTCACGAAGGACGGCAAGCTGGTCGGTCAGATCAGCCGCCGCGACGTGTTGCGGGCGCTGCGCGCGAACTCCCCGTCGCTTGCGGCCGTCTGA
- a CDS encoding LamG domain-containing protein: MLLLTDLNGSLASEESARKTTFEGWGHTVTTLWDGASQAAYDSAIAAVDVVYVPYSATPADVSYKLRLTTKGVVHEGLVQFDDEMGWTATDGSSPSSGVLTINIASNSHSITSGFALGNTAVYSSSTGSWIATIPGSLSLGAQALGTRSGTSTPCLAVLDVGAGLANTYSGNGIASGRRVRLPYGGGAFTWSNITTAGKSLAQKAIAWAATGGNPLLLHWKLDEASGTTSTDSSTHARNGSVVGTATWVAGRRNGAIDLNKATKVQTTGLLGNPANFTIACWANTRTSDSSGAELVSIGDHFEILSHYAPYNAPVAAFWNGSSYVVVSASGGNRVGTGWHHYVVTFDDATDLLKIYVDGALVGTTTTTSSISFAGNGSNSVVGANGWNDTTFDHDGPIDDVRVYNYALSTSEIADVYGLVGHWKLNEGAGSTLADSSLKANHASFSTGAPTWVSGIRGYALKFDGTNDAATSAVFDPPSTGAVAFWIRRDSQQSDQERPFGLSGEWEARQETSGVMAFDLGASPYVGQESFQTSAVAPALGQWSHVVAQYDATNDSWQIYLDGTLHLAGTNTADIVKQAAATLSFGARNGSPQRFKGAMEDFRVYNRWLQPDEIAELSGLIGHWKLNETTGTTAGDSSLNARAGVHTNGVVINQGGPYPGAVAADFDGINDRVAIPSVRSDFSTGFSAAMWVRPSAAPAGGQYYAFLDLSNGADNDQVWLGWVNTVGFQLYLTDTKDGSSLKTIEDNHELDVDRWVHCVATVDASGNATLYRDGKVTKSGFYTSLPSNVTRSQVTLGTSAFNDNFPGRLQDVRLYNRRLTPDDVAKLYGLVGQWKLDDTTGATANDSSGMSRHGTMLGSPAKGQSGPKGLLDALAFDGVDDAVMLPPVSDSFSNGVSIALWARPTTTAFNSRFFQLAEWTSKPIELGRNQGTGSLLGLANTGQSLTSSNQIINGVWRHYALTVDRTGWARLYRDGILMVEGQRQLPLAGSRRSNTIGDSQWSGDALFIGRMHDVRLYNRPMSPEEVRTLFYGAFTPGARIISWQEIR; this comes from the coding sequence GTGCTGCTATTGACCGACCTGAACGGGTCGCTTGCGAGCGAGGAATCCGCTCGCAAGACCACGTTTGAGGGCTGGGGGCATACTGTCACAACGCTGTGGGACGGGGCGTCCCAGGCAGCCTACGACTCCGCGATTGCGGCCGTCGACGTGGTGTACGTCCCCTATTCGGCAACGCCGGCTGATGTGTCGTACAAGCTGCGTCTGACCACCAAGGGCGTCGTCCACGAAGGGCTTGTCCAGTTCGATGACGAAATGGGCTGGACCGCTACGGATGGATCTTCTCCAAGTTCTGGGGTGTTGACGATCAATATCGCCAGCAACTCCCACAGCATCACATCGGGATTCGCACTGGGGAACACGGCCGTTTATAGCTCATCGACCGGGAGCTGGATCGCTACGATACCTGGATCGCTATCTCTAGGCGCCCAGGCCCTGGGAACACGATCCGGGACAAGCACCCCGTGCCTAGCGGTGCTAGACGTCGGCGCCGGGCTTGCCAACACCTACAGCGGAAATGGCATCGCAAGCGGCAGGCGCGTCCGACTTCCCTACGGCGGAGGCGCCTTTACTTGGTCGAACATCACGACCGCAGGGAAGTCCTTGGCCCAGAAAGCGATCGCCTGGGCCGCGACCGGCGGCAATCCGCTCCTGCTGCACTGGAAACTCGATGAAGCGAGCGGCACTACGTCTACCGACTCGTCAACGCACGCCCGCAACGGGTCCGTCGTGGGCACGGCGACCTGGGTCGCTGGGCGCAGGAACGGCGCCATCGACCTCAACAAGGCGACCAAGGTTCAAACCACCGGACTGCTCGGTAACCCAGCGAACTTCACCATCGCTTGCTGGGCCAATACAAGAACGTCCGACTCGAGCGGCGCAGAACTGGTGTCGATCGGCGACCACTTCGAGATTCTCAGCCACTATGCTCCGTACAATGCGCCTGTTGCCGCGTTCTGGAACGGCTCGAGCTACGTCGTCGTAAGTGCTTCGGGGGGCAACCGTGTCGGGACCGGCTGGCATCACTATGTTGTAACCTTCGACGACGCCACCGACCTGCTAAAAATCTACGTGGACGGGGCCCTTGTCGGGACCACGACAACGACATCGTCAATCTCGTTTGCCGGCAATGGCTCGAACTCCGTCGTAGGCGCCAACGGCTGGAACGACACGACGTTTGATCACGACGGCCCGATCGACGACGTGAGGGTGTACAACTACGCCCTATCGACGTCCGAAATTGCCGATGTCTACGGTCTAGTGGGTCACTGGAAGCTGAACGAGGGCGCGGGCTCTACACTGGCAGACTCCTCGCTAAAAGCGAATCACGCCTCCTTCAGCACGGGGGCGCCTACCTGGGTCTCGGGCATCCGCGGCTACGCGCTGAAGTTCGATGGCACAAACGACGCCGCGACCAGCGCTGTGTTCGATCCTCCTTCGACCGGCGCCGTCGCCTTCTGGATCCGCCGGGATTCTCAGCAGTCGGATCAGGAGAGGCCGTTTGGCCTAAGTGGAGAATGGGAAGCACGCCAAGAGACAAGCGGCGTCATGGCGTTCGATCTCGGAGCGTCGCCATACGTTGGACAGGAGTCTTTTCAGACTTCCGCGGTCGCCCCAGCCTTGGGCCAATGGAGCCATGTGGTGGCGCAGTACGACGCCACGAACGACAGCTGGCAGATCTACCTCGACGGGACGCTGCACCTCGCGGGCACGAACACCGCGGACATAGTCAAGCAGGCCGCGGCCACCCTGTCGTTTGGCGCACGGAACGGATCGCCCCAGCGATTTAAGGGCGCAATGGAGGACTTCCGTGTCTACAACCGATGGCTCCAACCCGACGAAATCGCCGAGCTGTCGGGTCTGATCGGGCACTGGAAGCTCAACGAGACCACCGGAACCACTGCCGGTGATTCCAGCCTCAACGCCCGCGCCGGCGTTCATACGAACGGCGTCGTGATCAACCAAGGCGGGCCCTATCCGGGCGCCGTGGCGGCCGACTTCGACGGGATCAACGACCGTGTCGCTATCCCGTCGGTCCGGTCAGACTTCTCCACGGGCTTCAGCGCCGCGATGTGGGTCCGGCCGTCTGCAGCGCCCGCCGGCGGGCAGTACTACGCGTTTTTGGACCTGAGCAACGGCGCCGACAACGACCAAGTCTGGCTCGGGTGGGTCAACACGGTCGGCTTTCAGCTCTACCTAACCGACACCAAGGACGGCAGCTCGCTCAAGACGATCGAAGACAACCACGAACTCGACGTCGACCGCTGGGTGCATTGTGTCGCCACGGTGGACGCTTCGGGTAACGCCACGCTCTACCGTGACGGAAAAGTCACCAAGAGCGGCTTCTACACAAGCTTGCCGTCGAACGTCACGCGAAGTCAGGTGACCCTGGGAACTTCTGCGTTCAACGACAACTTCCCGGGCAGACTTCAGGACGTTCGCCTCTACAATCGCAGGCTGACACCCGATGACGTCGCTAAGCTTTATGGCTTAGTCGGACAATGGAAGCTCGACGACACGACTGGCGCGACCGCAAACGACTCGTCGGGCATGTCTCGACACGGGACGATGCTAGGTTCGCCGGCGAAGGGTCAGTCTGGCCCGAAGGGATTGCTCGACGCCCTAGCGTTCGACGGCGTAGACGACGCAGTAATGCTGCCCCCCGTATCGGACTCCTTTTCCAACGGCGTCTCGATTGCCCTGTGGGCCCGGCCGACCACTACCGCATTCAACTCCCGGTTCTTTCAGCTAGCGGAGTGGACTAGCAAGCCTATCGAGCTTGGCAGGAACCAGGGAACCGGTTCTCTGCTCGGATTGGCCAATACCGGGCAGTCGCTCACTAGTTCGAATCAGATCATCAACGGCGTTTGGAGGCACTACGCGCTGACGGTCGATCGTACCGGCTGGGCGAGGCTCTACCGCGATGGCATCTTGATGGTGGAGGGGCAGCGGCAGCTCCCCCTTGCCGGCTCTCGCAGGTCCAACACGATCGGCGACAGCCAGTGGTCGGGCGACGCCTTGTTCATCGGCCGGATGCACGACGTACGCCTCTACAACCGCCCGATGTCGCCTGAAGAGGTCCGTACTCTCTTCTACGGCGCCTTCACCCCCGGCGCTCGGATCATCTCCTGGCAAGAGATCCGCTGA
- a CDS encoding response regulator — translation MVAAVKQVLLIEEEPTLREITAFRLELLGYQVTALESADGIVERVSNDRPNAVIVGHFLQGISGLDVLDRLSTDVRTAGAPVMFLSPNSDLEDVQKAFTAGADEYLVTPFDPMVLEKKINRLTTA, via the coding sequence ATGGTTGCCGCAGTCAAACAAGTGCTACTGATCGAAGAGGAGCCGACGCTCCGCGAGATCACTGCCTTCCGCTTGGAGCTCCTAGGTTATCAAGTCACGGCGCTCGAGTCGGCCGATGGGATCGTCGAACGCGTCTCCAACGACCGCCCCAACGCGGTCATTGTCGGGCACTTCCTCCAAGGGATAAGCGGGCTGGACGTGCTAGATCGGCTCAGCACCGACGTGCGCACCGCCGGCGCCCCGGTCATGTTCCTTTCTCCGAACTCGGACCTCGAGGACGTTCAGAAGGCGTTCACTGCCGGAGCCGACGAGTACCTCGTTACGCCGTTCGACCCGATGGTGCTTGAGAAAAAGATCAACCGTCTAACTACCGCCTGA